From the Nostoc sp. PCC 7107 genome, the window TAAACTTCGTTGTCCTTGAGGGACATTTTCACCGCGATATTCATCAAAGATTTCCACAGATTCCAGCAAACCTTTACCCGCTTTAGTAATGGCTTTTTCAAGTTCTCCCACAGAAATTTTTACAGGGGCGAAAAAGGCGATATCGCGATCGCTGGCTGGGTAAGTAGAATAAGATTTGAATGTGGGAATCAGAATTTCATCTTGATCCAAAGCATCCAACAGCGCATCTAAATCTAATTGGAACAGATACACAGAATCAGGTAAATCTTTTTCGCGGCGTAGTTGGGGATGCAGTTGACCAAATACACCCAGTCGGTTCCCGCCTATCCACAGAGACGCGGTGCGTCCAGGATGTAAACGCTCATCACGGCAATCTGGTTGATATTCTACTTGAAGTCCGAATTGCTGAAACACACTTTCGAGAATGCCTTTGGCTTCAAACCAAGTCATGGCTTGTTCCCGTCCACCTTTTGACCATTTGCCGAGGTTTCTGTCTCCTCCTAAAATACCAGCGATCGCATCTGCTTCGCGCAAGCCATCTTCTTCTTGCTGGAAAATGCGCCCGATTTCAAAGCCGTTGAGAGAACCGTTACCTTGTTCTAAGTTGTATTGAAAAGCATCAATCAACCCAGAAATTAAATCGGTGCGTAATGCCGAATATTCAGCGAATAAGGGATTACTTAATACTATCTGGCGATCGCTCCCTGGTTTGACTAAAGAATACTGGATTAATTCTGTCAAACCTTCTGCCCTGAAGGAAGCACGCAATTTCCGCACCAATTCCTGGTCTATTGGCAAATAGCCAGCTTCTGCTTTTTGGGGCAATGTATCGCAAAAATGATCATAGCCGTAAAGACGAGCAATTTCTTCAATTAAGTCAATTTCTCGTTCTAAGTCACGGTAACGATAGGGAGGAACAGCCACATTCCAAGTCCGTTCTTCGGTTGGTGTTAGCTGACATCCCAAGGCAGTTAAAATTCTGACAACATCATTTGCTTGTAATTCGCCTGTGTCTTCACCTAAATCCACAGGCCCTAACACTTCATTAACTCTATCTAACCGCAGTGCAATAAAACGACTCCAAGTCGCCGGGTCAGGACGGGTATCAGCAATTTCTTGGTGAACAATTACACCGTTAGCTAATTCGTTAATTAAAGCTAAAGCACGGCGACAAGCAATTTCTAATTCCGCCCGATTTACTCCTCGTTCATATCTCCCGGACGCTTCACTGCGTAACCCCACACTGCGAGAAGAACGGCGAATAGCGACGGAATCAAATAAAGCTGCTTCTAAAACTAAGTTTTGCGAACCCTCATAGACTTCCGTTTCTTCTCCCCCCATAACTCCGGCTAAAGCCACAGGTTTGTCATTAGCGGTAATTAACAAATTCTGGGTTGTTAAAGTGCGAGTTTGCCCATCTAAGGTTTTCAAGGATTCCCCTTGATTAGCAAACCGCACACCAATATTTAAATTGCCATTACCAGCAACAGTTTGTAACCTGTCTTTATCAAAGGCGTGGAGTGGTTGTCCCCATTCCAACAAGACATAGTTAGTAATATCAACCACATTACTAATTGGACGCACACCCGCAGCCCGTAACCGCTGTTGCAACCACTCAGGTGACGGGGCAATTTTCACCTGTTCAATGACTGTACCAATGTATGCAGGGCAAGCTTGGGTATCGCCAATTTTTAAACCTAATTTACCTGAATTTTGCGTGACTACAACTTCTCCAGGTTGAGGAATACTCAATTTACCACCAGTCAGTGCAGCAACTTCCCGCGCTATACCTACCATACTCAAAGCATCAGCACGGTTAGCAGTCGCAGTCACATCTAAAATTACATCATTCAAACCAAGTAAGGGGCGGACATCACTACCCACAGGTAGATTTTCCCCGGTAAAAATATGAATTCCATCCACATCATTCGGCAAACCCAGTTCCTTTAAAGAACAAATCATGCCTTGAGAAGGAACACCGCGCAGTTTTGCCGGTTTAATTTTTAAATCGATGTTCGGTAAATAAGTACCAACGGTGGCGACTGGGACATAAATATCTGCGCGGACATTAGCTGCACCGCAGACAATATTTAAAGTCTCCGCCGCACCAACATCGACTTGACACACACTTAATTTATCAGCGTTGGGGTGGGGTTGACGCTCAAGCACTCTCCCCACAACAACGCCATTTGCCCAAGTGCGGCGGTCTTCAATATCTTCTACCTCAAACCCCGCCATTGTCAGGGTATGAGCTAATTCTTCTGGGCTTAGTTTGACTTCTACTAGTTCCCGCAGCCAGTTGAGAGAAATACGCATGGAATGTGCTTGTTTTAGGAATCGTCTTTTGCTTCAATTTTAGGGTGTCTGATGGCGTAGAGGCTTGCTGTTAGGCATTGCTAATCAACTGCATCAAGCTGACCCATTCACTTGAATGATCCTACTACGTTGCACTTCAAAAGTCTCTTTGATTAACACTGGGAGCGATCGCACTTGATCAATCCCCGTCAAATTTCTGGATGATCAGCCTTGTCTTTTTTATGTAATACAAATATAATACATGAATATATTACCACTTCAGTGGTAACTATTTGTCCCTTAAACAAAAAGGAAAGGTTATGATTCCCCGAACACGCGTCCGCAATATTGGTATCTCTGCCCACATCGATTCTGGTAAAACTACGCTATCAGAGCGAATTCTCTTCTACACAGGCAGAATCCATACTATTGAGGAGGTAAGAGGCGGCGGTAAGGGGGCAACAATGGACTTTATGCCGGAGGAAAAGCTACATGGTATTACCATTACCTCCGCTGCAACAACTTGTCAGTGGCATGATATTCAAATTAATTTAATTGATACACCAGGTCATGTGGATTTCACGATTGAAGTAGAGCGTGCCTTGCGGGTGCTGGATGGGGCTGTGATGGTTTTGTGCGCTGTGGCGGGTGTACAATCCCAGTCCATCACAGTAGATCGCCAGATGAAACGCTATCGTGTACCGCGTCTAGCATTCATTAACAAAATGGATCGGATGGGTGCAGATCCATTTCGTGTCGTCCAGGCAATCCGCGATCGCTTGCAATTAAATGCTGTATTGTTGCAATATCCCATCGGTAGTGAAGATAACTTCCAAGGTGTGATTGATTTAGTGACAATGCAAGCGCACTACTTTGAGGGCGAAAATGGCGAAAATTTGGTCAAACAACCAATTCCCGACGGTTTGGTAGCAGCAGCCCAACAGGCGCGGGAGAAGTTGCTAGATAGCTTGTCTTTGTTCTCAGAAGAGATGACTGAGATGCTATTGGCAGATCAGGAGATTTCTTCGGAACTTATTTGGCAAGTTATCCGCCAAGCAACCTTGAGGCTAGAACTGACACCAGTACTGCTAGGTTCCGCATTCAAAAATAAAGGCGTGCAGAATCTTTTAGATGCGATCGCCCTTTATTTACCGTCTCCCATAGATAGAGAAGTAGTCAAAACCGCAGAATCAGTCAGTGTTTACCCAGATCCCGATGCGGACTTAGTAGCTTTGGCATTCAAACTTACCGTTGAATCCTTTGGACAGCTAACTTACACCCGGATTTACTCTGGCACGTTAAAGTCAGGCGATACCGTTTATAACTCTCGTACCGAACAACGAGTGCAAATCGGGCGCTTGGTGCGAATGCACGCCAACAAGCGCGAAGAGGTGAAAGTTGCAGTGGCTGGGGATATTGTGGCTTTGTTGGGTGTGGATTGTGCCTCTGGTGATACATTCTGTACCGGAGAAACACTAGTATCTCTGGAAAGGATGTTTGTGCCAGAACCAGTAATTACACTGGCAATTACACCCAAAAAACAGGAAGATAGCGAACGCCTAGCCAAAGCCCTCAACCGCTTTCAACGGGAAGACCCTACCTTTCGCTTGAGTATTGACCCCGAATCAGGCGCTACCTTGATTTCTGGGATGGGTGAACTGCATCTAAATATTTACGTAGAGCGAATTCAACGAGAATATAATGCGGAAGTTTATGTGGGTACTCCCGCCGTGGCTTACCGGGAAACCATTGGGCAAAAAACTCAATTTGACTACCGTCTGAAAAAACAATCAGGTGGTGTTGGTCTATACGCTCATATTACTGGGTGGATTGAACCAACAGATCAGCCATTTGTGTTTGAGAGTCGGGTAGTTGGCGGTGCGATTCCTAAAGAGTATATCCCCGCTTGTGAGAAAGGTTTCCGCGAGGCGATGGCATCAGGAAAACTTTCTGGCTATCCGGTAACTGGGGTGAAAGTCGTGTTGGATGGGGGTTCCTATCATCCAATTGATTCTTCCGAGTTGGCGTTTCGTTCCGCTGCACATCAAGCCCTGGAAAATGCGATCGCCAAAGCCAAACCCTATATCCTCGAACCAATTATGCTTGTCGAAGTGGAAACACCAAACGAGTTCATGGGTAGAGTCCAGGGCGATATATCATCCCGGCGCGGCTTGTTGTTGGGTTCCGAAACAATGCAAGGATATTCAGTGATTCGCGCCGAAGTTCCACTAGTGCAGATGTTTGGCTATTCTACAGAATTGCGATCGCTCACATCCGGGATGGCGACTTTTTCAATGGAATTCGCCTGTTATCGTCAGTCTTAAATCCACATTTGCAACTAGCATCTTGAATTAGTTTATTTAGGGACACAATTATTTTGTGTCCCTTTTGTTATTGCGATGGGTTTTCCTTGGCATTAATACTCGCCTATACGCTTGTAAAGAAAGCAATACTGTTTGATAATGTTTCTGCCTATACCAGCAGTTTAAGATAGAAATCAGCACGAAACAGCTAATAATTTTGTTTTACCGATAAATCTCTAACTTATTGTGTCATTCTTATAAATATTCATTATGGAAGCAAGCTTTTTAACTACGGTTGTTCTACCCATAGCCTTAGCAATTATTATGCTAGGAATGGGTTTATCTCTCACACCAGAAGATTTCCAACGCGTAAAGAAATATCCCAAAGCTGTCACCATTGGCTTGATTAGTCAGTTAGTTCTTTTACCGATTATTGGTTTTGCTATTGCTAAATTAGTACCCATGCAACCAACCATTGCTATGGGTTTAATCATAATTGCACTTTGTCCAGGTGGGGTATCTTCCAATGTAATTACATTCCTGGCTAAAGGTGATGTTGCTCTATCGGTGACTTTGACAGCTTTTAGTAGTCTGATTACCGTCTTGACAATTCCGGTATTGGCAAACCTCGCATATCAACACTTCATCGGACAAACTGCGGCGATCGCTCTACCTATTGGTGCAACAATAGTTCAAATATTTCTGATGACACTTCTGCCAATATGTTTAGGAATGGGAGTGCGTCAGTTATTCCCAGAAGTCGCCCTTCGTCTAGAAAAGGTGACTAGCCGTCTAGCAGTCGCTTTCTTGGCAATAATTATTCTCTTACTAATTATTCGTGAGTGGAATCGCCTCCCTGGCTTTATTTTGCAAGTGGGAGTTGGTGTATTGCTGTTGAATAGTATTTCAATGCTGGCGGGTTTTTATATTAGCAAACTATTCAACCTCAATCCTCCTCAGCAAATCTGCATAGCCATTGAGGTGGGAATTCAAAATGGTACATTAGCGATCGCCATTACCGCCGGATTACTCAACAATCCTGATATGGCAATCCCCGCAGCGGTTTACAGTTTATTTATGTATGTGACAGGGTTGATTGCTATTAACTACGGCAGAAAGTTAGCTGCAACTACTCCGATTTCACAACCTCTAGAAAGCAAGGTTTAGCATAGGTAAAATCAGGCGTTGCTGAGTCATAAAGTAGCTACGGAAATGATACTCATACCATTTTGGATTTTGGATTGTGAAAGGTTTTGTTGGTAAGCTTTTCAGCACTCAATCTGTCGCAATTATTTTTCAGATTGGTATCATATACTAAAAGTCTTTCAATGCTCCATCAGGAAGATGACTAAGGTTGTTCTCACGCTTCAACTTAGTATCCTTTGTGTTTTGGTGGTTTTGAATTTAAGTAGTTTCCAGGCAAGAATATTTAACAATTTTTTTATCTATGTAGCAAATGGCAATACAGAAACGCTGCATTCATTTCTACAACAGAGTTTTGCTCTAGATACAGGACTTACGCACAGGCTACGGAAAATCGTAGACGCGATCGCGGCTTGCCGCAGGCTACCACAGAGACGCAGAGTTCACAGAGGAATGAGACTTTGAGAGTTTTTTTGCGTAAGTCCTATAGATATTTTGAATTTTGATGAACATTATCTAGTTACTTAATTGACACAATAAGTATATTTACGTAAACTATATTCTTAAGAACATTATATTTATGTTAGCATATAACGCGTAAAAGCCTTTTTTGATAAGAAGCATTGTAAATATACCAGTTAAAGCATAGTTTTTGCTCTTAGGCAATTAACAATGCTCATTTTGTCATACCAATTAAGTCTGTTTTCAAGACAAATATTCCCAAACTATCGAAGCTAAATACCAAGACAGAGCATTTATGGATACCTTTCATAGCAACACTAACGAGCATTTACCATTTCCAGACTCTCTCACCAATCAACTAGATCCGTTACAAAATCCACTGCAAAACTTATCCAAACAACAACTTGGTCAAAGCCAAACTTCTGCTTCTCTAGCGATCGCGCTGGATTTCATCGAGAGTAAGCTGCAAGAATTCGCCCAGACTCCCAACGCTTATGAAAAGCTGAACTTTGTTTTTGATATTAAAAATGCCAGTGCAGTAGCAACTCGTTTAGCAGACTGGCAGAATAAAGTTTTCACAGATCGTCCAGACATTCTCTTTTTGAGTAATGCAGAGTTGCAAGGTGCAGTAGGCGCTTATTCTGCTGAACGAAATACAATCTATTTGTCAGAAACTCTGACTCAGCAAGATCCGTTGACAGGACTAGCAAAGGTTTTGCTAGAAGAGTATGGTCATGCTCTAGATCAGCAGTTTAATTCTGGCGGTGATACACCAGGAGACGAGGGTGAACTGTTGAGTCAGATTGTGTTAGGTCAAGCAATTAGTGATCAAGAGTTGGCTCGGTTAAGAGGTGAAGACGATCGCGGTACTTTAAATTTAGATGGTGTAGATGTTGCCGTTGAATTTGACAACACCATTGGAACAGCTGTAAATGTTGGTACGTTAAGCGGTAATCGAACTTATTCTGGCTCTGTTGGGAGTGCAGACACCAATGATTACTATCGTTTTACCCTTGGTACTGCCAGCAACTTTCGCTTGAATTTAAGTGGTTTATCAGCTGATGCAGATGTTGAACTGCTCAATAGTAGTGGAGTTGCGATCGCTAGTTCCCTCAATAGCGGGTCAAATTCTGAAAGCATTAGCAGTCACTTAACTGCTGGAAACTACTATGTACGGGTATATCCTTACAGTAGTACCACTACTTCTTACAACCTCAGCCTCACAGCCAGTGCCGATGCCGGTAATAGCCTAACTTTAGCTCGTAACATTGGTACCTTAAGCAGTACGCAAACATTTAACGATTTTGTTGGTACTACAGACACCAATGATTACTATCGTTTTACCCTTGGTACTGCCAGCAACTTTCGCTTGAATTTAAGTGGTTTGTCGGCGGATGCCGATGTTGAACTGCTCAATAGTAGTGGTGCGACTATTCAAAGTTCTGCTTTAAGTGGCACAACATCAGAGAGTATTAACAGTCACTTAGCCGCTGGAAATTATTACGTCAGAGTATATCCTTACGGTAGTGCGAACACTTCTTATAACCTCAGCCTCACAGCCAGTGCCGATGCTGGTAACAGCCTAACTTTAGCCCGTAACATTGGCACCTTAAGCAGTACGCAAACATTTAACGATTTTGTTGGTACTACAGACACCAATGATTACTATCGTTTTACCCTTGGTACTGCCAGCAACTTTCGCTTGAATTTAAGTGGTTTATCTGACGATGCCGATGTTGTACTGCTCAATAGTAGTGGTGCGACTATTCAAAGTTCTGCTTTAAGTGGCACAACATCAGAGAGTATTAACAGTCACTTAGCCGCTGGAAATTATTACGTCAGAGTATATCCTTACGGTAGTGCGAACACTTCTTATAGCCTCAGCCTCACAGCCAGTGCCGATGCTGGTAACAGCCTAACTTTAGCCCGTAACATTGGCACCTTAAGCAGTACGCAAACATTTAACGATTTTGTTGGTAGTACAGACACAAATGATTACTATCGTTTTACCCTTGGTACTGCCAGCAACTTTAGCTTGAATTTAAGTGGTTTATCTGACGATGCCGATGTTGTACTGCTCAATAGTAGTGGTGCGACTATTCAAAGTTCTGCTTTAGCAGGAACAGCATCAGAAAATATCAGCCGTCAGTTAACTGCTGGAAATTACTATGTCCGAGTATATCCTTACAGTGGAAATACAAATTATACTTTAGCACTCTCGGCAACTGCCATTCCCACCATAGTTGATAATGCAGGCAATACTTTAGCCACAGCTCGAAACATTGGCAACTTGAGTAGCAGTCGTTCTTTCCAAGATTTTGTGGGTAGTATTGACACCAACGACTATTACCGTTTTGCTCTGACTCAGAGTAGCAATTTTAGCCTTGCCTTGAATGGTCTGAGTGCGGATGCAGATGTACAACTGCTCAACAGCACTGGTGGGGTAATTGTCAGTTCTGCGGCTAGTGGCTCAAGTGCTGAAAGCATCAACCGACAGTTAACAGCAGGGACATATTACGTTCGAGTGTATCCCTACAGTGGCAATACTAATTACAACCTAACACTTGCTGCTACCGCAGTGTCTCAGCCAGATGGTGCTGGTAATACTTTAGCCACGGCTCGCAACGTTGGCACTCTTAGTAGTAGTCAGTCTTTCCAAGACTTTGTAGGCACAATTGATACCAATGACTACTATCGTTTTAACCTCACCCAAACTAGTAACTTTAATTTACTCCTGAATGGTCTAAGTTCAGATGCAGATGTACAACTGCTCAACAGTACTGGTGGATTAATTCAAGGCTCTTACGGAGAATCTTCTCTCTCTGAATCTATTACTCGTACCTTGAACGCAGGTACTTACTATATTCGAGTTTATCCTTATACTAGTAGTACCAACTACAACTTAACTCTTTCTGCCGCAGCCGTTACATTAACAGATGGTGCTGGTAATACTTTAGCGGCTGCCCGAAACATTGGTACTCTGACGGGTAGTCGTACCTTCCAAGATTTTGTTGGTAGTAGTGATACCAATGATTACTATCGTTTCAACGTCACCCAAAATAGTAACTTTAGTCTGGCGTTAAGTGGGTTGAATGCTGACGCAGATGTGCAATTGCTAAACAGTAGTGGCCAGATTATTGCTAGTTCAGTTGCCAGTGGATTGGGTACAGAATTGATTACTCGTACTTTGGCTACTGGCACTTACTATGTTCGAGTGTATCCTTTTTCTACTGGTAATACTAACTATCAATTGGTGCTGACAGCTAATGCTGCTGGTAATTTTAACTCCACCTATGGATATGGTTTGGTGAATGCCGCTGCTGCTGTAGCTAGGGCGATTGGGCAGACAACTCCTTTTGCCGATGTTGCCAATTTAGGCGGTAACAATTGGGGGAATGATTTGGTCAATTCTCCCGAAGCTTGGGCTAGAGGTTATACAGGGCAAGGTGTGGTAGTTGCTGTGATTGACTCAGGGGTAGATATTAACCACTCTGATCTCAGAAATAACATTTGGCGTAATGCTGGAGAAATTGCTGGGAATGGAATTGATGACGATCGCAA encodes:
- the pheT gene encoding phenylalanine--tRNA ligase subunit beta, which gives rise to MRISLNWLRELVEVKLSPEELAHTLTMAGFEVEDIEDRRTWANGVVVGRVLERQPHPNADKLSVCQVDVGAAETLNIVCGAANVRADIYVPVATVGTYLPNIDLKIKPAKLRGVPSQGMICSLKELGLPNDVDGIHIFTGENLPVGSDVRPLLGLNDVILDVTATANRADALSMVGIAREVAALTGGKLSIPQPGEVVVTQNSGKLGLKIGDTQACPAYIGTVIEQVKIAPSPEWLQQRLRAAGVRPISNVVDITNYVLLEWGQPLHAFDKDRLQTVAGNGNLNIGVRFANQGESLKTLDGQTRTLTTQNLLITANDKPVALAGVMGGEETEVYEGSQNLVLEAALFDSVAIRRSSRSVGLRSEASGRYERGVNRAELEIACRRALALINELANGVIVHQEIADTRPDPATWSRFIALRLDRVNEVLGPVDLGEDTGELQANDVVRILTALGCQLTPTEERTWNVAVPPYRYRDLEREIDLIEEIARLYGYDHFCDTLPQKAEAGYLPIDQELVRKLRASFRAEGLTELIQYSLVKPGSDRQIVLSNPLFAEYSALRTDLISGLIDAFQYNLEQGNGSLNGFEIGRIFQQEEDGLREADAIAGILGGDRNLGKWSKGGREQAMTWFEAKGILESVFQQFGLQVEYQPDCRDERLHPGRTASLWIGGNRLGVFGQLHPQLRREKDLPDSVYLFQLDLDALLDALDQDEILIPTFKSYSTYPASDRDIAFFAPVKISVGELEKAITKAGKGLLESVEIFDEYRGENVPQGQRSLAFRLVYRASDRTLTDAEVEPVHNKVREALVEKFGVNLRS
- the fusA gene encoding elongation factor G, translated to MIPRTRVRNIGISAHIDSGKTTLSERILFYTGRIHTIEEVRGGGKGATMDFMPEEKLHGITITSAATTCQWHDIQINLIDTPGHVDFTIEVERALRVLDGAVMVLCAVAGVQSQSITVDRQMKRYRVPRLAFINKMDRMGADPFRVVQAIRDRLQLNAVLLQYPIGSEDNFQGVIDLVTMQAHYFEGENGENLVKQPIPDGLVAAAQQAREKLLDSLSLFSEEMTEMLLADQEISSELIWQVIRQATLRLELTPVLLGSAFKNKGVQNLLDAIALYLPSPIDREVVKTAESVSVYPDPDADLVALAFKLTVESFGQLTYTRIYSGTLKSGDTVYNSRTEQRVQIGRLVRMHANKREEVKVAVAGDIVALLGVDCASGDTFCTGETLVSLERMFVPEPVITLAITPKKQEDSERLAKALNRFQREDPTFRLSIDPESGATLISGMGELHLNIYVERIQREYNAEVYVGTPAVAYRETIGQKTQFDYRLKKQSGGVGLYAHITGWIEPTDQPFVFESRVVGGAIPKEYIPACEKGFREAMASGKLSGYPVTGVKVVLDGGSYHPIDSSELAFRSAAHQALENAIAKAKPYILEPIMLVEVETPNEFMGRVQGDISSRRGLLLGSETMQGYSVIRAEVPLVQMFGYSTELRSLTSGMATFSMEFACYRQS
- a CDS encoding bile acid:sodium symporter family protein; the protein is MEASFLTTVVLPIALAIIMLGMGLSLTPEDFQRVKKYPKAVTIGLISQLVLLPIIGFAIAKLVPMQPTIAMGLIIIALCPGGVSSNVITFLAKGDVALSVTLTAFSSLITVLTIPVLANLAYQHFIGQTAAIALPIGATIVQIFLMTLLPICLGMGVRQLFPEVALRLEKVTSRLAVAFLAIIILLLIIREWNRLPGFILQVGVGVLLLNSISMLAGFYISKLFNLNPPQQICIAIEVGIQNGTLAIAITAGLLNNPDMAIPAAVYSLFMYVTGLIAINYGRKLAATTPISQPLESKV
- a CDS encoding pre-peptidase C-terminal domain-containing protein: MDTFHSNTNEHLPFPDSLTNQLDPLQNPLQNLSKQQLGQSQTSASLAIALDFIESKLQEFAQTPNAYEKLNFVFDIKNASAVATRLADWQNKVFTDRPDILFLSNAELQGAVGAYSAERNTIYLSETLTQQDPLTGLAKVLLEEYGHALDQQFNSGGDTPGDEGELLSQIVLGQAISDQELARLRGEDDRGTLNLDGVDVAVEFDNTIGTAVNVGTLSGNRTYSGSVGSADTNDYYRFTLGTASNFRLNLSGLSADADVELLNSSGVAIASSLNSGSNSESISSHLTAGNYYVRVYPYSSTTTSYNLSLTASADAGNSLTLARNIGTLSSTQTFNDFVGTTDTNDYYRFTLGTASNFRLNLSGLSADADVELLNSSGATIQSSALSGTTSESINSHLAAGNYYVRVYPYGSANTSYNLSLTASADAGNSLTLARNIGTLSSTQTFNDFVGTTDTNDYYRFTLGTASNFRLNLSGLSDDADVVLLNSSGATIQSSALSGTTSESINSHLAAGNYYVRVYPYGSANTSYSLSLTASADAGNSLTLARNIGTLSSTQTFNDFVGSTDTNDYYRFTLGTASNFSLNLSGLSDDADVVLLNSSGATIQSSALAGTASENISRQLTAGNYYVRVYPYSGNTNYTLALSATAIPTIVDNAGNTLATARNIGNLSSSRSFQDFVGSIDTNDYYRFALTQSSNFSLALNGLSADADVQLLNSTGGVIVSSAASGSSAESINRQLTAGTYYVRVYPYSGNTNYNLTLAATAVSQPDGAGNTLATARNVGTLSSSQSFQDFVGTIDTNDYYRFNLTQTSNFNLLLNGLSSDADVQLLNSTGGLIQGSYGESSLSESITRTLNAGTYYIRVYPYTSSTNYNLTLSAAAVTLTDGAGNTLAAARNIGTLTGSRTFQDFVGSSDTNDYYRFNVTQNSNFSLALSGLNADADVQLLNSSGQIIASSVASGLGTELITRTLATGTYYVRVYPFSTGNTNYQLVLTANAAGNFNSTYGYGLVNAAAAVARAIGQTTPFADVANLGGNNWGNDLVNSPEAWARGYTGQGVVVAVIDSGVDINHSDLRNNIWRNAGEIAGNGIDDDRNGYIDDVNGWNFGQNQNNNNILPGTTSRGQTHGTHVAGTIAASNNGVGITGVAHQSRIMAIRMGDVDDQGRFTNAGSLAAAIRYAVDNGANVINMSLGWSDSTELRDALAYAASRNVITVSAAGNSSLASPGTPAYYATQYGLSVGAIDINRNIASFSNRAGTNNAIQHIVAPGVQIYSTIPGDSYGFSSGTSMAAPHVAGVVALMLSANRNLTHAQVRSILTDSSVRLF